The Filimonas lacunae genomic sequence TCCATTTGAAAATAAACCTACTGATACACCAATGACCACTATTTCCCGGACCATAGAAAAGGATTTGCGGCAGATGTTGAACGATCATGCGCAGTTTACGGAAACAGAGGTACAGCCTATTGCAAGCTTTTATGTGTTATAGGTTATTAATCAAGGGTTTTGATCATGTCTATAGTAGTTGCCCGGCAGATTCTTCTGCCGGGCTTTTTTTGTAATCACAATTTAATGCGCCTGATGCTTGTTAGTATACTAAAATCACTACCTTTGCGCCCTGAAAATCAGGTGGCAGAAGTGTGCCCGGTTTTTGATAACTTCTATTAAACTTTTATTTTTTTTATGGCGGACTTGAAATTTCAACGCAACTTCGGTATTGCCGCACACATTGATGCCGGTAAGACCACAACTACCGAGCGTATTTTGCGCTACACCGGTATGATTCACAAAATTGGTGAAGTGCACGATGGTGCAGCTACTACTGACTGGATGGAGCAAGAAAAGGAGAGAGGTATTACCATTACCTCTGCTGCTGTAAGCTGCCAATGGAACTTCCCTACTGTGAGAGGTACGGCAGATGCCAACACTAAAAAATACTCTTTTAACATTATCGATACTCCCGGTCACGTGGACTTTACCGTAGAGGTGGAACGTTCTATGCGTGTACTGGATGGTCTGATTGCATTGTTTTCTGCGGTTGATGGTGTTGAGCCACAGTCTGAAACAGTATGGCGTCAGGCAAACCGTTACCGTGTTCCACGTATCGGTTTCGTAAACAAAATGGACCGTTCCGGTGCCGATTTCTTGATGGTGGTTAACCAGGTAAAAGAAATGCTGGGTGCTAAAGCGGTTCCTTTACAGTTACCTATCGGTGCGGAAGATAATTTCACCGGTGTGGTTGACTTGATTAAGATGAAAGGTATCATCTGGCACATGGAAACTGAAGGTATGACCTTTGATGAAATTGATGTGCCTGCTGATATGGTTGAAGAAGCAAACGAATGGAGAGCCAACCTGGTAGAAGCCGTTGCTGAATACGACGATACCCTGATGGAAAAATTCTTTGAAGATCCTAACAGCATCACTGAGGAAGAAATGCACGAGGCTATCCGTAAGGCTACCATCGACCTGAGCATTGTTCCTATGATGTGTGGTTCTTCTTTCAAGAACAAAGGTGTACAAACTGCGTTAGATGCTGTTTGCCGTTACCTGCCTTCTCCTGTTGATATTGAAGACACCGTAGGTACAGATCCTGATTCTGGTGAAACTATCACCCGTAAGGCTGATCCTAAGGCGCCATTCTCTGCCCTGGCATTCAAAATCATGACTGATCCTTTCGTAGGTCGTCTGGCGTTCTTCCGGTGCTATAGCGGTCACCTGGATGCTGGTTCTTATGTATTGAACGTAAGAAGCGGTAAAAAAGAGCGTATCAGCCGTATCATGAAGATGTTTGCTAACAAGCAAAACCCCATCGACTTTATCGAAGCTGGTGATATTGGTGCAGCGGTAGGTTTCAAAGAAATCAAAACCGGTGATACCCTGTGTGATGAAAACCATCCAATTACCCTGGAAAACATGTTCATTCCTGAACCGGTAATCGCTATCGCGGTTGAACCTAAAACTCAGGCTGACGTGGACAAAATGGGTATGGCTATCGCTAAACTGGTAGAAGAAGATCCTACCTTACGCGTAAACACAGATGAAGATACCGGTCAAACTATCCTGCGTGGTATGGGTGAATTACACCTGGAAATCATCATCGACCGTATGCGTCGTGAGTTTAAGGTGGAAGTTAACCAGGGTGCTCCTCAGGTTGCTTACAAAGAATCATTCGGTACTACCGTTGAACACCGTGAAGTGCTGAAGAAGCAGTCTGGTGGTCGTGGTAAATTCGCTGACATTCAATTCTCTATCGGCCCTGCTGATGAAGAGTGGATGAAAGAGAACGAAGGAAAGAGCTTCCAGTTTGTGAACGATATCTTTGGTGGTTCTATCCCTAAAGAATTCATTCCTGCTATTCTGAAAGGCTTTGAAACTTCTATGACTACAGGTGTACTGGCTGGTTTCCCTGTAAACAACATGAAGATCAGAGTATTTGATGGTAGCTACCATGATGTGGATTCTGACTCTATGAGCTTTGAATTGTGCGCTAAAGCTGGTTTCCGTGAAGCTGGCCGTAAAGCAAAACCAACGCTTTTAGAGCCTATTATGAAGGTGGAAGTGTTAACGCCAGACCAGTACATGGGTGACGTTACAGGTGACTTAAACCGCCGTCGTGGTATGCTGGAAGGTATGGATAGCCGTGCCAACCTGCAGGTTATTAAGGCTAAAGTGCCATTGAGCGAAATGTTTGGTTATGTAACTCAACTGCGTTCTCTGTCTTCCGGCCGTGCAACTTCTACCATGGAGTTCAGTCATTACAACCCTGCTCCTAACAACGTAGCTGAGGAAGTAATTGCAAAATCTAAAGGAAAAGTGAAAATTGAAGACTAATTACAGTCTGAAAATAACAGTGGTTGAAAGGTGAGCAATCCCTTTTAACCACCATAAAAAAGGCCCGACTTAATAACAAGTTGGGCCTTTTTGTGGATAAATATGGCCTTTTTAGGAAATTTTAAGAAAATAATCCTCAAAAGGTTTGTGTAATTGAAAGCGGGTGCATACCTTTGCGCTCCCAATTAGAAATTTTGGGTTTAGGCTATGTCGCAAAGAATCAGAATCAAATTACAGTCGTACGACCACAACCTGGTAGACAAATCTGCCGAGAAAATCGTTAAAACCGTTCGTAGCACAGGAGCAGTAGTTACTGGTCCTATTCCTTTGCCTACTCACAAAAGAATATTTACGGTTTTACGTTCTCCACACGTGAACAAGAAAAGTCGTGAGCAATTCCAACTGTGTACGCACAAGCGTTTACTGGATATCTATACTTCTTCTTCAAGAACTGTAGATGCTTTAAGTAAACTGGATCTGCCATCTGGCGTTGAAGTAGAGATTAAAGCCTGATGATTTACCTGGCGTACTACTGTAAGCAGTATGCGACAGGTAAATTCAGCCTACGTTCTTATAAATAGATTATCTCTCAATTCTGCAAAAGTGCAGAAGAAAAGAGCTCTGACATATATCATTGCTTTGAAGCCTATTGGCAGAAAAGCTTAACTATTAGAAATATAAACAAGCCCTTCGAGGTTTGTTTACCATCAGTACTTCTACCGGTTAACCTACTGGTTACCGAACAACGGAAAAGGTTGATGGCAAACAAAGGATTGAATTCTTTGAATCCGCTCTGGGATGAGAGCGGCAAATGATAAGAATGTCCTCATGACCTTGCGGGGCGTAAACCGCAACAGAATGAAAGGTATTATCGGAAAAAAAATTGGGATGACCAGCATCTTCAGTCCCGATGGTAAGCAGACTGCCTGCACCATCATTGAAGCTGGTCCCTGTGTTGTAACCCAAGTGAAGTCTCAAGACACAGATGGTTACAAAGCATTACAGTTAGCATTTGGCGACAAGAAAGAAAAGCATGCTACAAAGGGCGACATTAATCACTTCGCAAAAGCCCAAACTGCTCCTAAGCGATTCGTAAAAGAATTCCGCGACTATTCTCTGGATAAAAATTTAGGTGAAACGGTTACCGTTGACATCTTTACTGAAGGTGAAGATGTGGAAGTAGTTGGTACTTCAAAAGGTAAAGGTTTTCAGGGTGTTGTAAAGCGCCATGGTTTTAGCGGTGTTGGTGAGCAATCACACGGCCAGCATGACCGTCAGCGTGCACCAGGTTCTGTTGGTGGTTCTTCTTATCCTTCACGCGTATTTAAGGGTATGAGAATGGCCGGCCGTATGGGTGGCGACAGAGTGAAAGTTAAAGGCCTGAAAGTGGTTAAAATTTTCCCTGAGAAAAATTACATTCTTGTAACTGGTTCTGTACCAGGCCACAACGGTTCCATCGTTTTAATCCAGAAATAAATTTTAACCTGAAGTACGATGCAAGTAGAAGTTTTAAATACAAAAGGACAAAAAACTGGCAGATCAATTGAGTTGCCGGACGATATATTTGGTACTGAGCCTAACGACCACGTAATTTACCTGGCTGTTAAACAATATCTTGCTGCTCAACGCCAAGGTACACACAAAGTAAAAACCCGCGCTGAAGTTCATGGTGCAAGCCGTAAACTGCACCGTCAAAAAGGTACAGGTGGTTCTCGTAAAGGTAACATCCGTAACCCTTTATACAAAGGTGGTGGTACCATCTTCGGACCTAAGCCGCATGGTTATGGCTTTAAATTGAACAAGAAAGTTAAAGACCTGGCTAAGATCTCTGCTTTATCTTATAAAGCAAAAGAAAACGCTATCGTAATTGTTGAAGAAATGACCTTCGACACTCCTAAAACCAAGCAGTTTGCTGAAGTTTTAAAGAACCTGAACGTAGCTGGCAAGAAGAGCCTGTTTGTTCTGGACGAGTACAACGATAACCTGTATCTGAGCTTACGCAACATTTCTTCTGTAGGAAGCACTTTGTTAACTGATATCAATACTTATGATATTGTTAACTCTGATGTCCTGATCTTAACTGAAAATGCTGCTAAAGTATTTACAGAGATAGAAGATAGCGTTGAAGCATAGAATTTTTCAAATTCTCAAATTGAGATAAAATGAATCTGACCGAAGTTTTAGTAAAACCGATCCTGACAGAAAAAGCAAACAACCAGCAAGAGAAGCTGAGAAGATATGCTTTCAGAGTAAACCGCAAGGCTAACAAGCTGGAAATAAAATCAGCTGTTGAAGCTTTTTATGGTGTATCTGTTGTGGATGTTAATACCATAGTAGTACCTGGTAAAAATAAAACCCGCTATACAAAAGCTGGTTTCATTAAAGGTGTTAAACCTGCCTATAAAAAGGCATATGTAACAGTAGCAGAAGGCGAAACCATCGACCTGTACGCTAATATTTAAGAGTATGGCTGTCAAACGCCGCTAAGTATTGACTTTAAAAGAATTGTAAAATGGCACTGAAGAAGTACAAACCAATGACCGCAGGTACCCGATGGAGAATCGGTAATGCTTACGCTGAGATTACTACCAACAAACCTGAGAAAAGTTTGCTGGAGCCAATCAGCAGCACTGGTGGTCGTAACGCACAAGGTCGTCGTGCAATGCGTTACATTGGTGGTGGTAACAAAAAACACTACCGTATCATTGATTTCAAGCGTAACAAAAGAGACATCACTGCTAAAGTGGTTTCTATTGAATACGATCCAAACCGTACCGCTTTCATCGCTCTGTTAGAATATACAGATGGTGAAAAAAGATACATCATTGCTCCACAAGGTTTACAGGTTGGTGCAGCCGTAGTAGCCGGTGATGCAGTTGCTCCCGAAATTGGTAACGCTTTGATGATGAAGAATATGCCTTTAGGTACTATGATTCACAACATTGAGCTGCAGCCTGGTCAGGGTGGCAAAATGGCTAGAAGCGCAGGTTCTTCTGCACAGCTGGCCAACAAAGAAGAAAAGTACGCTGTATTGAAAATGCCTTCTGGCGAATTACGCAAAGTGTTGATTAATTGTTACGCTACTGTAGGTGTAGTAAGTAATGGTGACCACAACCTGGAAACTGCTGGTAAAGCAGGTGTAAACCGTTGGAAAGGTATCCGTCCCCGCACTCGTGGTGTAGCGATGAACCCAGTAGATCACCCAATGGGTGGTGGTGAAGGCCGCGCTTCTGGTGGACATCCAAGAAGCAGAACCGGTAAATACGCTAAAGGCGAGAAAACTCGTACTCGTGGTAAAGGTTCTGATAAGATGATTATCCAGAGAAGAAACGGTAAAAAATTAAGTAAATAATTTATTCTTGTTAAAATGGTTCCTGTAAAAGGGAACAAATAAACAACAAAGTATACTATGGCTCGTTCGATTAAAAAAGGTCCTTACGTAGATGCAAAGCTGGAAGGTAAAGTTCTGGCGATTAACGAAGGAAAAGGCAAGAGAGGCGTTCTGAAAACATGGAGTCGCCGTTCTACTATCACTCCTGACTTCGTAGGTCACACTTTCGCTGTGCATAACGGTAATAAGTTTATACCGGTTTACGTAACAGAATTTATGGTAGGTCACAAATTAGGTGAATTTGCTCCTACCAGAAACTTTAAAGGACATGCCGGTACCAAGAAATAGTAGCCGGTTTTAAGAACACAATTAACTTAATAAGATGGAAGCAGTAGCTAAACTCAATAATTACCCTACAGGACCACGCAAAATGCGCCTGCTCGCGGATGTTATCCGTGGTATGCAAGTGGAAAAAGCGCTGGCGATCCTGGAGCACCACCCTCAGCACAACGCCGTTCCTTTGGCTAAGCTGCTGAAGAGTGCTATCAGCAACTGGGAGCAAAAAAACAATGGTCAAAGTGCCGCTGACGCGAGCCTGGTGGTAAAAACTGTTTTTGTTGACGGTGGCCGTGTTTTAAAACGGATGCGCCCTGCACCACAAGGACGTGGTTACAGAGTTCGTAAACGCAGCAATCACGTAACTATCATTGTTGATTCAAATAATTAATAACTCCTATTAATCCATTATATGGGTCAGAAAGCAAATCCAATTGGTAACAGGTTAGGCATCATCCGCGGATGGGAAAGTAACTGGTACGGCAGCAAGAAAGACTATGCTACCAAATTGATCGAGGATAACAAAATCAGAACATACCTTACAGCTCGTATCAGCAAAGGCGGTATCGCTAAAATTGTTATTGAGCGTACACTGGGTAAACTGATTGTAACTATACATACTTCTAAGCCTGGTATCATCATCGGTAAAGGTGGTAACGAAGTTGACCGCATCAAGGAAGAACTGAAAAAGTTAACCGGTAAAGATGACGTTCAGATCAACATCCTTGAAATCCGTCGTCCTGAGTTAGACGCTAACATCGTTGGTGACACTATCGCAAGACAAATCGAGAACCGTATTAACTTCAAACGTGCTACTAAAATGGCGATAGCTTCTACTCTGAGAATGGGTGCTGAAGGTATCAAAGTTAAACTGAGCGGCCGTTTAGGTGGCGCTGAGATTGCACGTAGCGAAGAGTTTAAACAAGGTCGTGTTCCATTACATACTTTCCGTATGGATATTGATTACGCGAACGTTTTTGCTCAAACTGTATACGGTAAAATCGGTATCAAAGTATGGATCTGTAAAGGTGAAGTATTAGGTAAACGCGAACTGAATCCGAACTTCGTAAGCGGCAAAGAAGGCCTGAACGACAGAAGAGAAAGAGGTGGTGACGACAGAAGAGGTGGTGATAGAAGAGATGACAGAAGAGGCGGCCAAGGTGGTGAAAGAAGAGGTGGCGGCGAAAGAAGGGAAAGAAGAAATTAACCCCCTTGCTCCCCCACTAAGGCGGGGGAGCTTCAGGAAAAACTATACATAAAAATTTTACAAAATTTGCCTCTCTTAATTTTTGAGAGGATAGGAGGGTACCATGTTACAGCCAAAAAGATCAAAACATAGAAAAATGCAAAAAGGTCGCATTCGTGAAGTTGCCAAAAGAGGCACTTACATTGCGTTTGGATCTTTTGCTTTAAAAGCTCTGGAACCTATCTGGTTAACCAACCGTCAGATCGAAGCAGCCCGTCAGTCAATGACCCGTGCTATGAAACGTGAGGGTAACGTATGGATCAGAGTATTCCCTGATAAAATTATCACCCGCAAGCCATTAGAAGTAAGGATGGGTAAAGGTAAAGGTAACCCTGAATTCTGGGCTGCAGTAGTAGAACCAGGACGCATTCTGTTTGAGTGTGACGGTGTATCAGAACAAGTGGCTCAGGAAGCTATGTTATTAGCTGCCCAGAAGCTGCCCATCAAAACAAAATTCATTGTAAGAAGAGACTTACAATCTTAATTTCTAAAAGGTTATAGCGATGGCTAATAAAAAAATTGATTTCAACAAGAGCATTAAAGATCTGAGCGTATCAGATCTGCAGGCCCGCATCCAGGAAGATTCGCTTCGCTTAAAGAAGCTGGAGTTTGCTCACGCTATTTCTCCGCTGGAAAATCCTATGAGCATTCGCAATCTCAGAAAGGATATTGCCCGTTTGAAAACTGAATTACAGGTTAAAGAACTGGCTAAATAAACTAAATAGCTCAAGCTAAAAATAAGAACGATGTCTGAAAGAAATTTGCGTAAAACAAGGATAGGTATTGTAAGCAGCAACAAAATGACTAAAACCATTACTGTTGCTGTTGAAAGAAAAGTAAAACACCCTATCTATGGTAAGTTCGTAAAGAAAACTACCAAGTTTCATGCTCATGACGAAAAAAATGAGTGCACTATTGGTGATACTGTTAAAATAATGGAAACCCGTCCGCTGAGCAAAACAAAGCGTTGGAGACTGGTAGAAGTTATTGAGAAAGCTAAATAGTAATAACAACTTACCAAGCTGATTTCCTGGCTATACGGGATTCAGCCTCTGAAATTAACAACATTAACCCTGGGTAACACCGGGGTCACAGCTAAAAAGCTAAATAAAATGATTCAGCAAGAAAGCCGCCTTAACGTAGCTGATAATAGCGGTGCAAAAGAGGTACTCTGTATCAGGGTATTAGGCAACTCTGGTCAGGATTATGCCAAAATTGGTGACAAAATCGTTGTTACTGTAAAGGACGCAATCCCTGCCGGTGGTATTAAAAAAGGAACTGTTTCTAAAGCTGTAATAGTTCGTACTACCAACAAATTACGTCGTAAAGACGGTTCTTACATCCGTTTTGATGACAACGCGGTTGTATTACTGAACAACTCTGACGAACCAAGAGGAACCCGTATTTTCGGGCCAGTAGCGAGAGAATTACGTGATAAGGGGTATATGAAGATCATTTCTCTGGCACCGGAAGTGTTATAATAAACGGGAAAATTTAATTACCTTTGCGCCCCCTTTCGATCCTAAGGTTCGTTTGCAGGGGTCAGCAAAACAGAAAAGGGTTGACTCCATAAACATATAAAAATGAGCAACAGATTTAAACCTAAATACAATATCAGAAAAGGTGACACTGTAGTAGTGATTACCGGAGATGATAAAGATTTGAAGAAACCTCGTACGGTTTTGGAAGTTATCATTGATAAAGGCCGTGTAGTAGTAGAGGGTGTGAATATTGTTACCAAGCACACGAAGCCTTCCGCTCAAAATACCAAGGGCGGTATTGTAAAGAAGGAAGCTCCTATCGCCATCAGCAACGTTATGCTGTGGGATGCGAAAGCTGGCGCGCCTGCTAAAATTAAGCGTACCAGGGAAAATGGTAAATTAGTTCGTATATCTAAAAAGTCCGGGGAGGCCATTAAATAATGAGTACCGTTAAATACACTCCGAGATTGGCAGATAAGTACAAAAATGATGTTGTACCTGCCTTAATGAAGAAATTTGCTTACAAAAGTGTAATGCAAACTCCTAAACTGGAGAAAATCTGTATCAACCGCGGCGTTAACGGTGCGGTTGCTGACAAGAAAATGGTAGACGTAGCAGTTGAAGAGCTGTCTATGATCACTGGTCAGAAAGCAGTAGCTACTACTTCTAAAAAGGATATCTCTAACTTTAAACTGCGTAAGGGCATGCCAATTGGTGCACGCGTTACTTTACGTGGTGTGAAGATGTATGAGTTTCTTGATCGTTTGATCGCAGTATCATTACCTCGTGTACGTGACTTCAAAGGTATCAGCGATAAAGCGTTTGATGGCCGTGGTAACTACACATTAGGTGTTACTGAGCAAATCATCTTCCCTGAGATTGATATCGACAAAGTGAATAAAATCACTGGCCTTGACATCACTTTCGTTACTTCTGCGAATACAAACGAAGAAGCATACGAACTGTTAAAGGAAATGGGTATGCCATTTAAGAACATCAAGAAAGACAATAACTAAACATAATTCACGATTTACTTGATTGTAGATCTGAAATCGTAAATAGAAACCACTTATGGCAAAAGAATCAGTAAAAGCCAGACAAAGAAAGCGGGAGAAAATGGTAGCGAAGTTCGCAGAGAAGCGTGCTGAGTTAAAAGCTGCCGGTGATTACGCAGCGTTGGATCAATTGCCACGCAATGCATCCCCAGTTCGTTTAAAAAACCGTTGCCAGTTAACTGGTCGCCCTAAGGGATACATGCGTTATTTCGGTCTATCAAGGGTGATTTTCCGTGATATGGCATTGAATGGTAAAATTCCAGGTGTTAAAAAAGCAAGCTGGTAATACTACCGTAACAAAATTTATAATAGAAGTTAACTTGACATAATTATGGTAACTGATCCTATAGCAGACTTCCTGACCAGGGTTCGTAACGCGCAGCTGGCAGGTCACAGGCTGGTAGAAATACCTGCTTCTAACCTGAAAAAGCGTATCACTGAAATTCTGTACGAGCAAGGTTATATCCTGAAGTACAAATTTGAAGATGACAATAAACAAGGCATCATCAAGATAGCACTTAAATATGATCCTACCACTAAGCAGCCTGCTATCCGTTCTCTGGAAAGAGTAAGCCGTCCAGGTCTGCGTCAGTATTCTAAACCTGCTGACTTCAAAAGAGTTATCAATGGTTTAGGTGTTGCTATCATCAGCACTTCTAAAGGTGTAATGACTGATAAGCAAGCTAAAGCTGACAACGTTGGTGGTGAAGTACTTTGCTACATTTACTAAGAGCAACAAATCCAGGTAATTGCCTGGTTTTGTTCGTTTTACATATTTGTTTTCAGATACATTAAGCTGCACATACACGGCTGACCGGTTTGAAAACGTATTATATCAGAATTAAAACAATTTTTGTATGTCTCGTGTAGGTAAAAAACCAATTGTTGTTCCAGCCGGAGTAACTATTACTGTTGGTAAAGACAACATTGTGACTGTTAAAGGTGCTAAAGGTGAACTGAAGCAGGCTGTTGACAGAGATATCGTTATTGAGGTGAAAGACGGTGTTATTAACATCGGCCGCCCTACTGATCAAATCCGTCACCGCGCATTACACGGTTTATACCGTGCCTTAATTGCAAACCTGGTGAAAGGTGTAACTGAAGGTTACAAGAAAGACCTTGAACTGGTGGGTGTGGGTTATAAAGCTGCCAACCAGGGTAACACTCTGGACCTGTCTCTGGGCTATTCTCACAATATCATATTTGAGATTCCTTCAGAATTAAAAGTGACTACTTTAACTGAAAAAGGTCAGAACCCTAAGATTTTCTTAGAAGGTATTGACAAACAATTACTGGGTCAGGTTGCTGCTAAAATTCGTGGCTTACGTAAACCAGAACCGTACAAAGGTAAAGGTGTTAAGTATAGCGGTGAATTTATCCGTCGTAAGGCTGGTAAAGCTGCTGGTAAGTAAAATCATTAAAATAATCGGCTCCCCGGCAGCATCGGGGAGCTCTAAATAAACAACAATGGACGCTAAAGTTGTAAGAAGACAAAAGATCCGCTATAGAACCCGTAAGAAAATAGCTGGAACTCCTTCAGTACCAAGAATTTCTGTATTTCGCAGT encodes the following:
- the fusA gene encoding elongation factor G produces the protein MADLKFQRNFGIAAHIDAGKTTTTERILRYTGMIHKIGEVHDGAATTDWMEQEKERGITITSAAVSCQWNFPTVRGTADANTKKYSFNIIDTPGHVDFTVEVERSMRVLDGLIALFSAVDGVEPQSETVWRQANRYRVPRIGFVNKMDRSGADFLMVVNQVKEMLGAKAVPLQLPIGAEDNFTGVVDLIKMKGIIWHMETEGMTFDEIDVPADMVEEANEWRANLVEAVAEYDDTLMEKFFEDPNSITEEEMHEAIRKATIDLSIVPMMCGSSFKNKGVQTALDAVCRYLPSPVDIEDTVGTDPDSGETITRKADPKAPFSALAFKIMTDPFVGRLAFFRCYSGHLDAGSYVLNVRSGKKERISRIMKMFANKQNPIDFIEAGDIGAAVGFKEIKTGDTLCDENHPITLENMFIPEPVIAIAVEPKTQADVDKMGMAIAKLVEEDPTLRVNTDEDTGQTILRGMGELHLEIIIDRMRREFKVEVNQGAPQVAYKESFGTTVEHREVLKKQSGGRGKFADIQFSIGPADEEWMKENEGKSFQFVNDIFGGSIPKEFIPAILKGFETSMTTGVLAGFPVNNMKIRVFDGSYHDVDSDSMSFELCAKAGFREAGRKAKPTLLEPIMKVEVLTPDQYMGDVTGDLNRRRGMLEGMDSRANLQVIKAKVPLSEMFGYVTQLRSLSSGRATSTMEFSHYNPAPNNVAEEVIAKSKGKVKIED
- the rpsJ gene encoding 30S ribosomal protein S10 — translated: MSQRIRIKLQSYDHNLVDKSAEKIVKTVRSTGAVVTGPIPLPTHKRIFTVLRSPHVNKKSREQFQLCTHKRLLDIYTSSSRTVDALSKLDLPSGVEVEIKA
- the rplC gene encoding 50S ribosomal protein L3, which translates into the protein MKGIIGKKIGMTSIFSPDGKQTACTIIEAGPCVVTQVKSQDTDGYKALQLAFGDKKEKHATKGDINHFAKAQTAPKRFVKEFRDYSLDKNLGETVTVDIFTEGEDVEVVGTSKGKGFQGVVKRHGFSGVGEQSHGQHDRQRAPGSVGGSSYPSRVFKGMRMAGRMGGDRVKVKGLKVVKIFPEKNYILVTGSVPGHNGSIVLIQK
- the rplD gene encoding 50S ribosomal protein L4, which translates into the protein MQVEVLNTKGQKTGRSIELPDDIFGTEPNDHVIYLAVKQYLAAQRQGTHKVKTRAEVHGASRKLHRQKGTGGSRKGNIRNPLYKGGGTIFGPKPHGYGFKLNKKVKDLAKISALSYKAKENAIVIVEEMTFDTPKTKQFAEVLKNLNVAGKKSLFVLDEYNDNLYLSLRNISSVGSTLLTDINTYDIVNSDVLILTENAAKVFTEIEDSVEA
- the rplW gene encoding 50S ribosomal protein L23; the protein is MNLTEVLVKPILTEKANNQQEKLRRYAFRVNRKANKLEIKSAVEAFYGVSVVDVNTIVVPGKNKTRYTKAGFIKGVKPAYKKAYVTVAEGETIDLYANI
- the rplB gene encoding 50S ribosomal protein L2 — translated: MALKKYKPMTAGTRWRIGNAYAEITTNKPEKSLLEPISSTGGRNAQGRRAMRYIGGGNKKHYRIIDFKRNKRDITAKVVSIEYDPNRTAFIALLEYTDGEKRYIIAPQGLQVGAAVVAGDAVAPEIGNALMMKNMPLGTMIHNIELQPGQGGKMARSAGSSAQLANKEEKYAVLKMPSGELRKVLINCYATVGVVSNGDHNLETAGKAGVNRWKGIRPRTRGVAMNPVDHPMGGGEGRASGGHPRSRTGKYAKGEKTRTRGKGSDKMIIQRRNGKKLSK
- the rpsS gene encoding 30S ribosomal protein S19, translated to MARSIKKGPYVDAKLEGKVLAINEGKGKRGVLKTWSRRSTITPDFVGHTFAVHNGNKFIPVYVTEFMVGHKLGEFAPTRNFKGHAGTKK
- the rplV gene encoding 50S ribosomal protein L22, translated to MEAVAKLNNYPTGPRKMRLLADVIRGMQVEKALAILEHHPQHNAVPLAKLLKSAISNWEQKNNGQSAADASLVVKTVFVDGGRVLKRMRPAPQGRGYRVRKRSNHVTIIVDSNN
- the rpsC gene encoding 30S ribosomal protein S3, translated to MGQKANPIGNRLGIIRGWESNWYGSKKDYATKLIEDNKIRTYLTARISKGGIAKIVIERTLGKLIVTIHTSKPGIIIGKGGNEVDRIKEELKKLTGKDDVQINILEIRRPELDANIVGDTIARQIENRINFKRATKMAIASTLRMGAEGIKVKLSGRLGGAEIARSEEFKQGRVPLHTFRMDIDYANVFAQTVYGKIGIKVWICKGEVLGKRELNPNFVSGKEGLNDRRERGGDDRRGGDRRDDRRGGQGGERRGGGERRERRN
- the rplP gene encoding 50S ribosomal protein L16; the encoded protein is MQKGRIREVAKRGTYIAFGSFALKALEPIWLTNRQIEAARQSMTRAMKREGNVWIRVFPDKIITRKPLEVRMGKGKGNPEFWAAVVEPGRILFECDGVSEQVAQEAMLLAAQKLPIKTKFIVRRDLQS
- the rpmC gene encoding 50S ribosomal protein L29, producing the protein MANKKIDFNKSIKDLSVSDLQARIQEDSLRLKKLEFAHAISPLENPMSIRNLRKDIARLKTELQVKELAK
- the rpsQ gene encoding 30S ribosomal protein S17 → MSERNLRKTRIGIVSSNKMTKTITVAVERKVKHPIYGKFVKKTTKFHAHDEKNECTIGDTVKIMETRPLSKTKRWRLVEVIEKAK
- the rplN gene encoding 50S ribosomal protein L14: MIQQESRLNVADNSGAKEVLCIRVLGNSGQDYAKIGDKIVVTVKDAIPAGGIKKGTVSKAVIVRTTNKLRRKDGSYIRFDDNAVVLLNNSDEPRGTRIFGPVARELRDKGYMKIISLAPEVL
- the rplX gene encoding 50S ribosomal protein L24; protein product: MSNRFKPKYNIRKGDTVVVITGDDKDLKKPRTVLEVIIDKGRVVVEGVNIVTKHTKPSAQNTKGGIVKKEAPIAISNVMLWDAKAGAPAKIKRTRENGKLVRISKKSGEAIK
- the rplE gene encoding 50S ribosomal protein L5, with the protein product MSTVKYTPRLADKYKNDVVPALMKKFAYKSVMQTPKLEKICINRGVNGAVADKKMVDVAVEELSMITGQKAVATTSKKDISNFKLRKGMPIGARVTLRGVKMYEFLDRLIAVSLPRVRDFKGISDKAFDGRGNYTLGVTEQIIFPEIDIDKVNKITGLDITFVTSANTNEEAYELLKEMGMPFKNIKKDNN
- the rpsN gene encoding 30S ribosomal protein S14, which gives rise to MAKESVKARQRKREKMVAKFAEKRAELKAAGDYAALDQLPRNASPVRLKNRCQLTGRPKGYMRYFGLSRVIFRDMALNGKIPGVKKASW
- the rpsH gene encoding 30S ribosomal protein S8, with protein sequence MVTDPIADFLTRVRNAQLAGHRLVEIPASNLKKRITEILYEQGYILKYKFEDDNKQGIIKIALKYDPTTKQPAIRSLERVSRPGLRQYSKPADFKRVINGLGVAIISTSKGVMTDKQAKADNVGGEVLCYIY
- the rplF gene encoding 50S ribosomal protein L6, yielding MSRVGKKPIVVPAGVTITVGKDNIVTVKGAKGELKQAVDRDIVIEVKDGVINIGRPTDQIRHRALHGLYRALIANLVKGVTEGYKKDLELVGVGYKAANQGNTLDLSLGYSHNIIFEIPSELKVTTLTEKGQNPKIFLEGIDKQLLGQVAAKIRGLRKPEPYKGKGVKYSGEFIRRKAGKAAGK